Sequence from the Amycolatopsis sp. NBC_00345 genome:
TGGCCAACCCGCACATCATCCTGCGCGGCATGGTGTTCCTGGGCAAGGACGTCGAGATCCACTGCCGCCCCGGCTACGGCCGGCTGGAGATCGGCCGCTGGGTGCACATCGGCGACGGGAACGCGATCCGCTGTCACGAGGGGTCCCTTCGCATCGGCGACAAGTCGGTGTTCGGCAGGCAGAACGTGATCAACTGCTACCTGGACATCGAGCTCGGCGCGGCCACGCTCGTCGCCGACTGGGTGTACATCTGCGACTTCGACCACGTCACCGCCGACATCCACGTGCCGATCAAGGACCAGGGCATCGTCAAGTCGCCGGTGCGCATCGGGCCGGACACCTGGCTCGGCACGAAGGTGAGCGTGCTCAAGGGCACGCGCATCGGCCGCGGCTGTGTGATGGGCGCGCACGCCGTGGTCCGCGGCGACATCCCGGAGTACTCGATCGCGGTCGGCTCGCCGGCCCGCGTGGTGCGTAACCGCCAGGACGACTACGCCGCCGACGCCGCCCGCCGCGAGGCCGTCGCCGACATGGCCCGCAAGGCGAACAAG
This genomic interval carries:
- a CDS encoding acyltransferase; amino-acid sequence: MTSMWGAPALSRVRAWRRARRDPHQAKFVTADSLRWIVRNRAYTPWYLVRYYRLLKFRLANPHIILRGMVFLGKDVEIHCRPGYGRLEIGRWVHIGDGNAIRCHEGSLRIGDKSVFGRQNVINCYLDIELGAATLVADWVYICDFDHVTADIHVPIKDQGIVKSPVRIGPDTWLGTKVSVLKGTRIGRGCVMGAHAVVRGDIPEYSIAVGSPARVVRNRQDDYAADAARREAVADMARKANKALQKTLGEN